The window CCCCCATAGTTTCCAACACGGTTGTTTGAGTCCCACTTCCTTCTCTGTCTGCATATGTATCACCAAATACCATACATAGTTCTGGCCATTGTGGTAGTCTGTGCTTCTTAAAtcgtgcccaagtagggttatcgtaataaataaaaaatactcaTAATCAAATACTTGAATTGATATATCCTGGAATTTCAAAATActcaaattaaatacaaattaaACATACCTTAATATGCGATTCCCAGatggattcatcatcaacagtacAAGTTCTTGAAGCAGTATCCCAACCAAAACCAGTTGTCTCCAATAGCTTCTTAAACTGACTATAATCCTGCCTCAGTTTGTTCACTTTGTTCTTCAACTGTACAATGGCATAGTTGACCCCagttttttctttgaagttattGGCAATGTTGTTCCAACCAGCTTTATTAAAAGTCGAAGTAgtcctatttcctttcttaactTCCTCTACCATCAGAACAATAAGGGTGTCTACATTTGCTTGGCTCCATTTTGCAGTCTCATTAACTGCTTGTTTTAAAGTTGacattttctcactattttaccaaaaaaaaaaaaaaagaacatgagtttaaaatccaaattgaaaataCTGATTTTCACCAAGGCACCCTAACCCTTAATTTATGAAACTCCTATGACCTTACTCACACAGGGCTTTCAAAGCCCTTCAAATGAGGTTTTGAATACATATTGGGCTGTACTAAAATGAACCAGTGGCATTCACAAGAAAACTAGCaggaacatgaaatttttaGGCATATATAGTAGCAACAAATGGCTATTATGTGTAACTAAAAATATATCTTGTAGACCACCATAAGTATCCAACAAATGGCCATTAGGTATTACAAAAATTTATTGCATCTTTACTAGAATACATATGTACTCGctataattgataaaaatctGAACATTAATGGATTTAAAGAGTTAGCTTTGATTGGCTAGGTGAATTTAAAACCCTTCTTCATCTCTTTAATTTTAACTATTTAAGACTGCAATCTGAGACATTCTCAAGACCTATCAACTATCTTCAAATAATGAACACCATTAATCTAACAATGACCACCATCCAAACCAGATCACCAATCACAGCTGCTCTTACtacaaaaagaaaacccaaattccAAAGCACATCCAATGGAGTTCAAATGAAACGGAACCAAAATATATGGAGGCACATGTCAATATGAGATGTTTGACAATCCAACATGCAGATGAACGTCCTTAATGTCAATAAtaattatgatatttttttcaagATGTCATACAAATACCTACTACAGTAAGCCCTCTTATAATCAACAATCTgcccttaaaattttaaaaaaaaaaaaaaaaaaaaaacacaaacacacacacacacacacatacacacaatgGCTTATTAGTTCATATCCTTTTTGCCTAAAAATCACATAGAAGTGAAGAAACCATACAGAGAGAGCTTGAGCAGTAAAAACTGCAGGGGAGCAAATAAATAGGAAGTCAAAACTTGCCATGAGAGCAAATAAATTCCCCACCCACCAAGGGGGTGTCAttcttatatataaaaaaggaaaccaattgGGAGAGTCAATTCTCATATGGGAAAAGAAACAATGAGCAACAAATTTAACAGATGGTGGAGcagataatgattacaaaggTCTTGATCACCATACAATTTTCACTCTGTGAATATACGAGTTGTCATGCTGCACCACAAGTGACAAAATGCAGAAGAGAATAGAAAAGATCCCAACATTTTGTTGACAACCAAACCCTCAACCCCCAGGTGGGGGATTTTATTAtcataaagaaaatcttgtgCAACCAAGCCAAGTCGTTTGGAACATAAATAGTTGAGCTGTAGAAGTTTCATACTCCAAAATTTATTCCatatttgaaaatccaaaagcACTGGATGAATTGGGAATATGATAAAACTTACAAACAAGATgacaaatgacaaaataatagaTTTGGATATATAGAAGGTTATGTTGGTAGCCCGAAGGAAATGTCAACAACAGCATTACAGTACCACTTGCAACATGGAGAAGGTAGGGACCAATAAGTTGATGGGCTTGAAAAGGGAAATGGTAAAAAAAGTCATCATAACTTCAAGAACATATGCATATAAACTTTTGCATACAACATCAGTGAACTATCTTGCTAAGTCTACTTCAAGCATCACAATTAAGTCCTAGAATGGGGGAGACACCATAAATAGAAACTCTTCCCACCCAACAGGAGCAGATGATACAAAAAAGAGTTGCAAAGTTTATAGGACAATAATAAGAAGAGTGAGGAGGTACTGAATTTCTAGTAAGAAAAATGCTGGCTCACTCTAATAGATTAACTAAGTGGAAAGAAGATATTCTTGTCATGGATTTTGTTAGCTCCAA of the Macadamia integrifolia cultivar HAES 741 unplaced genomic scaffold, SCU_Mint_v3 scaffold368, whole genome shotgun sequence genome contains:
- the LOC122068290 gene encoding uncharacterized protein LOC122068290, with protein sequence MSTLKQAVNETAKWSQANVDTLIVLMVEEVKKGNRTTSTFNKAGWNNIANNFKEKTGVNYAIVQLKNKVNKLRQDYSQFKKLLETTGFGWDTASRTCTVDDESIWESHIKKHRLPQWPELCMVFGDTYADREGSGTQTTVLETMGADDARNMIESCDESSSADEVTPLGDTQTEAVEKRPATKHRHDRTPNVKRRRNKSNDWSMACKAIQDMSKSRVERDASMSTASTQNAEQMYGITKAMEVLESGYELDETLYKKALLKLMANTQWREVLISCPPHRKSILLRTLQ